In Desulfovibrio sp. 86, the following proteins share a genomic window:
- the lolA gene encoding outer membrane lipoprotein chaperone LolA, translating into MRKICALVVALTLSFSLVPAAPVFAADMAAAIQARYEKTGSFSADFEQTLTHKESGSVEKRQGKLLFKKPLLINWQTAKPHEETLVVTGKEIWNYLPDEGIAYRYPLTLVQDSRSIIQVITGQAALTKDFDVKSEGKEDGLAKLRLFPKEPAPQMVEAIIWVEPDTGYIKRANILDFYGNSNEIRFTSFAPDVNVKASDFTFTPPKGIEVEDRIEHAVPEKELFQ; encoded by the coding sequence ATGCGTAAGATATGCGCACTGGTGGTCGCCCTGACCCTGAGTTTTTCCCTAGTTCCGGCCGCGCCGGTATTCGCTGCTGATATGGCTGCGGCCATTCAGGCCCGATACGAAAAAACCGGCTCATTTTCAGCCGACTTTGAACAGACCCTCACACACAAGGAAAGCGGTTCTGTAGAAAAACGACAAGGTAAACTCCTGTTCAAAAAACCTCTGCTTATCAATTGGCAGACGGCCAAGCCCCATGAGGAAACCCTCGTGGTCACTGGTAAGGAAATCTGGAACTACCTGCCGGATGAAGGGATAGCGTACCGCTATCCCCTAACCCTGGTGCAGGATTCACGGAGCATTATTCAGGTGATCACGGGGCAGGCCGCCCTGACAAAGGATTTTGACGTGAAATCCGAGGGCAAAGAAGACGGCCTGGCCAAATTGCGCCTTTTTCCCAAGGAGCCAGCCCCGCAAATGGTTGAGGCCATTATATGGGTTGAACCCGACACAGGATACATCAAAAGAGCCAATATACTGGATTTTTATGGAAACAGTAATGAAATCCGCTTCACCAGTTTCGCGCCTGATGTGAATGTGAAGGCTTCGGATTTTACCTTTACGCCACCCAAAGGCATAGAAGTTGAAGATCGCATTGAGCACGCCGTGCCAGAAAAAGAACTGTTCCAGTAG